One Numenius arquata chromosome 10, bNumArq3.hap1.1, whole genome shotgun sequence DNA segment encodes these proteins:
- the SCD gene encoding stearoyl-CoA desaturase isoform X1 → MPAHLLQEEEFSSASSTTTTVGTVTSRVTRNGDAVMEKDLLNHEDLAGDRGMIDDIFDETYREKEGPKPPMRYVWRNIILMSLLHLGGIFGLTLIPSAKIQTLAWAVLCFLVSALGITAGSHRLWSHRSYKATLPLRIFLTIANSMAFQNDIYEWVRDHRVHHKFSETDADPHNAMRGFFFSHIGWLLVRKHPDVIEKGQKLDLSDIKADKVVMFQRRYYKPSVVLLCFALPTLVPWYFWDESIVISFFIPAILRYTIGLNATWLVNSAAHMFGNRPYDQNINPRENPLVSLGALGEGFHNYHHTFPYDYSTSEFGWRFNLTTAFIDLMCLLGLASDRKKVSKEVILARKMRTGDGSHKSG, encoded by the exons ATGCCTGCGCACTTGCTGCAGGAGGAG GAGTTCTCCTCCGcttccagcaccaccaccaccgttGGCACCGTCACCTCCCGGGTGACCAGGAATGGGGATGCCGTCATGGAGAAGGACTTACTCAATCATGAGGACTTGGCAGGAGACCGGGGCATGATAGACGATATCTTTGATGAGACCTACCGGGAGAAAGAGGGCCCCAAGCCCCCCATGCGATACGTCTGGAGGAATATCATCCTCATGAGCCTGCTGCATCTAGGGGGCATATTCGGGTTGACGCTGATACCTTCTGCGAAGATCCAGACCTTGGCATGGG CTGTTCTGTGTTTCCTGGTGAGCGCTCTGGGGATAACAGCTGGATCTCACCGCCTCTGGAGCCATCGGTCCTACAAAGCCACGCTGCCCTTGCGGATCTTCCTGACTATTGCAAACTCCATGGCCTTCCAG AATGACATCTACGAGTGGGTCCGGGACCACCGTGTCCATCACAAGTTCTCCGAGACAGATGCGGACCCACACAATGCCATGCGGGGCTTCTTCTTCTCCCACATTGGCTGGCTGCTGGTGCGCAAGCACCCGGACGTCATAGAGAAAGGCCAGAAGCTGGACCTGAGCGACATAAAGGCTGACAAAGTGGTGATGTTCCAGCGGAG ataCTACAAGCCCTCGGTGGTGTTGCTGTGCTTCGCGCTGCCCACTCTGGTGCCCTGGTACTTCTGGGATGAATCCATCGTCATCAGCTTCTTCATTCCAGCCATCCTGCGCTACACCATAGGGCTCAACGCCACTTGGCTAGTGAACAGCGCTGCCCACATGTTCGGCAACCGGCCGTACGATCAGAACATCAACCCACGGGAGAACCCCCTGGTCAGCCTGGGGGCCCTAG GAGAAGGCTTCCACAACTACCACCATACCTTCCCCTACGACTATTCCACCAGTGAGTTCGGCTGGCGCTTCAACTTAACCACAGCCTTCATCGACCTCATGTGCCTCCTGGGGCTGGCCAGCGATCGCAAGAAGGTCTCCAAGGAGGTCATCCTGGCTCGGAAAATGCGGACTGGAGATGGGAGTCACAAGAGTGGCTGA
- the SCD gene encoding stearoyl-CoA desaturase isoform X2, protein MPAHLLQEEFSSASSTTTTVGTVTSRVTRNGDAVMEKDLLNHEDLAGDRGMIDDIFDETYREKEGPKPPMRYVWRNIILMSLLHLGGIFGLTLIPSAKIQTLAWAVLCFLVSALGITAGSHRLWSHRSYKATLPLRIFLTIANSMAFQNDIYEWVRDHRVHHKFSETDADPHNAMRGFFFSHIGWLLVRKHPDVIEKGQKLDLSDIKADKVVMFQRRYYKPSVVLLCFALPTLVPWYFWDESIVISFFIPAILRYTIGLNATWLVNSAAHMFGNRPYDQNINPRENPLVSLGALGEGFHNYHHTFPYDYSTSEFGWRFNLTTAFIDLMCLLGLASDRKKVSKEVILARKMRTGDGSHKSG, encoded by the exons ATGCCTGCGCACTTGCTGCAGGAGGAG TTCTCCTCCGcttccagcaccaccaccaccgttGGCACCGTCACCTCCCGGGTGACCAGGAATGGGGATGCCGTCATGGAGAAGGACTTACTCAATCATGAGGACTTGGCAGGAGACCGGGGCATGATAGACGATATCTTTGATGAGACCTACCGGGAGAAAGAGGGCCCCAAGCCCCCCATGCGATACGTCTGGAGGAATATCATCCTCATGAGCCTGCTGCATCTAGGGGGCATATTCGGGTTGACGCTGATACCTTCTGCGAAGATCCAGACCTTGGCATGGG CTGTTCTGTGTTTCCTGGTGAGCGCTCTGGGGATAACAGCTGGATCTCACCGCCTCTGGAGCCATCGGTCCTACAAAGCCACGCTGCCCTTGCGGATCTTCCTGACTATTGCAAACTCCATGGCCTTCCAG AATGACATCTACGAGTGGGTCCGGGACCACCGTGTCCATCACAAGTTCTCCGAGACAGATGCGGACCCACACAATGCCATGCGGGGCTTCTTCTTCTCCCACATTGGCTGGCTGCTGGTGCGCAAGCACCCGGACGTCATAGAGAAAGGCCAGAAGCTGGACCTGAGCGACATAAAGGCTGACAAAGTGGTGATGTTCCAGCGGAG ataCTACAAGCCCTCGGTGGTGTTGCTGTGCTTCGCGCTGCCCACTCTGGTGCCCTGGTACTTCTGGGATGAATCCATCGTCATCAGCTTCTTCATTCCAGCCATCCTGCGCTACACCATAGGGCTCAACGCCACTTGGCTAGTGAACAGCGCTGCCCACATGTTCGGCAACCGGCCGTACGATCAGAACATCAACCCACGGGAGAACCCCCTGGTCAGCCTGGGGGCCCTAG GAGAAGGCTTCCACAACTACCACCATACCTTCCCCTACGACTATTCCACCAGTGAGTTCGGCTGGCGCTTCAACTTAACCACAGCCTTCATCGACCTCATGTGCCTCCTGGGGCTGGCCAGCGATCGCAAGAAGGTCTCCAAGGAGGTCATCCTGGCTCGGAAAATGCGGACTGGAGATGGGAGTCACAAGAGTGGCTGA